A genomic stretch from Tachyglossus aculeatus isolate mTacAcu1 chromosome 19, mTacAcu1.pri, whole genome shotgun sequence includes:
- the URB2 gene encoding unhealthy ribosome biogenesis protein 2 homolog — MAAIYSGISLKLKSSKTAWTDKLKLAHFAWVSHQCFLPNKEQVLLDWARHTLVSYYKKKLELQEDIVERLWLYLDSILRSRKLQNIVKEGKTIQLHFSLAKVLNERIAEFQTGETRSEAGPVLSCCRSLLSVPALAAVYTAKHELLVELLSQLCRLACGPPAPAGPSPALLLDVLHLALGLYLLVQRQQANPNRVFAEVVGHLLQPGLVLRHVLGAGTGDAAGGGSCPAGRPPLAREIRGQIEAVLRWGLFPAELLPSYKEELGSPEPAGDRRKGVLKTLLAPADAVLAKLADAGPHEPAIRAAVAAHSVPLLFKLFLEAYCRDGYQLVCFQAGAKLLGCLRLAGLWDGPRPEPPEPPDWSSELLALEQVLTALLGHQVYNVAADRIRHRDLQFHFYRRLAGLLLGHPQPALPVWFRCLRALVSLNHLIVEPDLEGLVAAAWVAAEAREPRSRRAQEALLAALFQTYARLRQVPRLLAAVLAAVCRPGAGRSRPAALTAGLAAALSACFLELPPGQVLDSWALALDRGQALLAPSGQGDADAALKLWSVSSLLHTVLFAARTLDGTTPLPLVRRARGLVERMLSAIVQPALVLLLDHRGPSPPLWLEKVGNSGLLLAYTWAELDAMFSLNCDRYVSPAGAGETLPALLLGADAQGWDAVAEAPGGPASVGRHCLELLALQTMKRILAPGHLPTERGLQALRDAATLIVSSDLGGPEAAAAWDGQAGTVTALTYPAAHWHLVVSNLPLLLPYLAADDVARLAGELLRTGAGAPSPSDGPTGWEPDITVTGVSRALLRGPLLPEMQPLHAAFLDRVLESCASVLSAGRRPAGAPLRRMLPWLLARGPAPGARRESQPEGDEPGGPGPREEVAESLLALASAPEPPVVLGEGQLDALLATLDVVSALDLDGLPPPFLVRTYLLALTLVAGTRGTSPLPAARALRYLDTCFRLLSRLQGVEEAHAVFRVVFASEVFQVVVTALWASRGRFPAAAEAPAWTGLLRAAATLLERLLRTTVRLKLSPVLNCRKIVSFLSACGPYTEAVAGRCPRDPDGPARQVLLVAVMTLCRELSPLVHQRQGQTPARALPDLWLRVLSLAGAVVRAAWTDRPRDRPLPPVLLSAVAALLEAETSGETEDRARALAHADLYRDAFAHVRTELPALAGDAESLRPALRLLTLFCAEPALHPGEGSVFTAVFRAVTGILADGGARDQAIQNAGPQLGELLAGLLDGGTAADFQLVMEHALRGLDIRHLWTRNLNEVLGALALLKLLLSCRLTGEKATSFWLACPQIIGALAHQNREACRDPSLLTPVVLPVLEVLADLLRRGEGLVGNPHHVTLAFAVLLAVPLDHLPAEEYGPIFLGIHEVLFAILQCHPKVMMKAIPSFLNCFNRLLFSVMHEGRQKDKGNTEDQAGVLECARLVERMYSHIAAKAEEFTVFSPFMVAQYLSGLQKATLRPAVKELLKEGIYLILDICLERDIQFLRVSLPAGIRDAFKELHHDYTVYHKTKSEGEKKYTA, encoded by the exons ATGGCGGCCATTTACTCGGGAATTTCCCTGAAGCTGAAAAGCAGCAAGACGGCCTGGACAGACAAACTCAAACTGGCCCACTTCGCCTGGGTCTCCCACCAGTGCTTCCTCCCGAATAAAGAGCAG GTGTTACTCGATTGGGCAAGACATACCCTGGTCTCCTATTACAAGAAGAAGCTGGAACTGCAGGAGGACATAGTGGAAAGGCTCTGGCTGTACCTGGACAGCATTCTGCGAAGCAGAAAGCTACAGAACATCGTCAAAGAAGGGAAGACGATCCAGCTCCATTTCTCACTGGCCAAG GTCCTCAACGAGAGGATCGCCGAGTTCCAGACGGGCGAGACTCGGAGCGAGGCCGGGCCCGTGCTGAGCTGCTGCAGGAGCCTCCTGTCCGTCCCCGCGCTGGCCGCCGTCTACACGGCCAAGCACGAGCTCCTGGTGGAGCTGCTGAGCCAGCTGTGCCGGCTGGCGTGTGGGCCGCCCGCTCCGGCCGGCCCCTCGCCCGCCCTGCTCCTGGACGTTCTCCACCTGGCCCTCggcctctacctcctggtccaGAGGCAGCAGGCCAACCCCAACCGGGTCTTTGCCGAAGTCGTCGGCCACCTCCTCCAGCCGGGCCTGGTGTTGCGGCACGTGctgggggcggggacgggggacgCGGCGGGTGGGGGGAGCTGCCCCGCGGGGCGCCCGCCCCTGGCCCGCGAGATCCGGGGTCAGATCGAGGCCGTGCTCCGGTGGGGGCTCTTTCCGGCCGAGCTGCTGCCGTCCTACAAGGAGGAGCTGGGCTCTCCGGAGCCGGCGGGAGACCGGAGGAAGGGGGTCCTGAAGACCCTCCTGGCTCCGGCGGACGCCGTGCTGGCCAAGCTGGCCGACGCCGGTCCCCACGAGCCGGCCATCCGCGCGGCCGTGGCGGCTCACTCGGTGCCGCTGCTCTTCAAGCTGTTCCTGGAAGCCTACTGCCGGGACGGGTATCAGCTGGTCTGCTTCCAGGCGGGCGCCAAGCTGCTGGGCTGCCTGCGGCTGGCCGGCCTGTGGGACGGCCCCCGCCCCGAGCCCCCCGAGCCGCCCGACTGGAGCTCCGAGCTGCTTGCCCTGGAGCAGGTCCTGACGGCGCTGCTCGGCCACCAGGTCTACAACGTGGCCGCCGACCGCATCCGCCACCGGGACCTCCAGTTCCACTTCTACCGCCGCTTGGCGGGGCTCCTGCTGGGCCACCCGCAGCCCGCCCTGCCAGTCTGGTTCCGTTGCCTCCGGGCCCTCGTCTCCCTCAACCACCTGATCGTCGAGCCGGACCTGGAGGGCCTGGTGGCCGCGGCCTGGGTGGCCGCCGAGGCCCGGGAGCCCCGCTCCCGCCGGGCCCAGGAGGCCCTGCTCGCCGCCCTCTTCCAGACCTACGCCAGGCTCCGCCAGGTCCCCCGCCTCCTGGCCGCGGTCCTGGCCGCGGTCTGCCGGCCCGGCGCCGGGCGGAGCCGTCCGGCCGCCCTGACCGCCGGCCTGGCTGCCGCGCTCTCCGCCTgcttcctggagctccctccgGGCCAGGTCCTGGACTCCTGGGCCCTGGCGCTGGACAGGGGCCAAGCCCTCCTGGCCCCCTCCGGGCAGGGGGACGCAGATGCGGCCCTGAAACTCTGGTCCGTCAGCTCCCTGCTCCACACCGTGCTGTTCGCCGCGAGGACCCTGGACGGTACCACCCCCTTGCCGCTCGTCCGGCGCGCCCGGGGCCTCGTGGAGAGGATGCTGAGCGCCATCGTCCAGCCCGCGCTCGTCCTGCTGCTGGACCACCGCGGCCCCAGCCCGCCTCTCTGGCTCGAGAAGGTGGGCAACTCCGGCCTCCTCCTGGCCTACACCTGGGCCGAACTGGACGCCATGTTCAGCCTGAACTGTGACCGGTACGTGTccccggccggggccggggaaaccctcccggctctgctcctGGGGGCCGACGCCCAGGGCTGGGACGCGGTGGCAGAGGCGCCGGGGGGCCCGGCCTCCGTGGGCCGCCACTGCCTGGAGCTGCTGGCCTTGCAGACGATGAAGAGGATCCTGGCGCCCGGCCACCTTCCGACAGAACGGGGCCTGCAGGCTCTGCGCGATGCCGCGACCTTGATCGTCTCGTCCGACCTTGGGGGGCCGGAGGCGGCCGCCGCCTGGGATGGCCAGGCGGGGACGGTCACCGCGCTCACCTACCCGGCGGCCCACTGGCACCTGGTCGTGTCCAACCTCCCGCTGCTCCTCCCGTACCTGGCGGCCGACGACGTGGCGCGGCTGGCCGGGGAGCTGCTGAGGACCGGGGCCGGAGCCCCCTCCCCGTCGGACGGCCCCACCGGGTGGGAGCCGGACATCACGGTGACAGGGGTGTCACGGGCGCTGCTGCGCGGCCCGTTGCTTCCGGAGATGCAGCCCCTGCACGCCGCGTTCCTGGACCGCGTCCTCGAGAGCTGCGCCAGTGTGCTGAGCGCCGGCCGGCGGCCGGCCGGCGCTCCTCTCAGACGGATGCTTCCCTGGCTCCTTGCACgcggcccggcccccggggcccggaGGGAAAGCCAACCGGAAGGAGATGAgccagggggaccggggcccagagaggaggTTGCGGAGAGTTTGCTGGCGCTGGCGAGTGCCCCCGAGCCCCCCGTGGTCTTGGGGGAAGGCCAGCTTGACGCACTCTTGGCTACACTGGACGTGGTCTCCGCTCTGGACCTGGACGGCCTTCCCCCGCCCTTCCTTGTGCGCACATACCTCTTGGCACTGACGCTGGTGGCTGGCACCAGAGGCACCAGCCCGCTCCCCGCCGCCCGTGCCCTCCGCTACCTGGACACGTGCTTCCGGCTCCTGAGCCGCCTGCAGGGTGTCGAGGAGGCCCACGCCGTCTTCAGGGTCGTCTTCGCCAGCGAAGTGTTCCAGGTGGTCGTCACGGCCCTGTGGGCCTCCCGGGGTAGGTTTCCGGCAGCAGCGGAGGCGCCAGCGTGGACGGGCCTGCTCCGGGCCGCCGCCACCCTGCTGGAGCGTCTACTCCGGACAACCGTCCGGCTGAAGCTCAGCCCGGTGCTCAACTGCCGTAAGATCGTGTCGTTCCTCTCGGCCTGCGGTCCCTACACCGAGGCCGTCGCCGGTCGGTGTCCGCGGGACCCGGACGGCCCGGCTCGCCAGGTCCTGCTGGTGGCGGTGATGACCCTCTGCCGGGAGCTGAGCCCCCTTGTCCACCAGCGGCAGGGGCAGACCCCCGCCAGGGCCCTGCCGGACCTGTGGCTGCGTGTGCTGAGCCTCGCGGGAGCGGTCGTCCGGGCCGCGTGGACCGACCGGCCACGGGACAGGCCGCTCCCTCCGGTCCTCCTCTCCGCCGTCGCTGCGCTCCTGGAGGCCGAGACAAGCGGGGAGACGGAGGACCGGGCCCGGGCGCTCGCTCACGCCGACTTGTACCGGGACGCGTTCGCCCACGTGCGGACGGAGCTGCCCGCTCTCGCCGGAGATGCCGAGTCCCTCCGACCTGCCCTGCGGCTCCTGACGCTCTTCTGCGCGGAGCCGGCCCTGCACCCCGGGGAGGGCTCCGTCTTCACCGCCGTGTTCCGGGCCGTGACCGGCATCCTCGCAG ATGGCGGAGCCCGGGACCAGGCGATCCAGAATGCCGGACCTCAACTTGGGGAGCTGCTCGCCGGCCTGCTGGACGGCGGCACCGCCGCCGACTTCCAGCTGGTGATGGAGCACGCCCTGCGGGGCCTGGACATCCGCCACCTGTGGACGCGTAACCTGAAC GAGGTTCTGGGAGCTCTTGCCCTGTTGAAGTTGTTGCTGAGCTGTCGGCTCACTGGCGAGAAGGCGACTTCCTTCTGGCTCGCCTGTCCCCAGATCATCGGAGCTCTGGCG CATCAGAACCGCGAAGCCTGTCGGGACCCCTCCCTGCTCACACCCGTGGTCCTGCCTGTTCTGGAGGTGCTGGCCGACCTGCTCCGGCGAGGAGAAGGGCTCGTCGGCAACCCGCACCACGTCACCTTGGCGTTCGCCGTCCTCCTGGCCGTCCCCCTGGATCACCTACCGGCAGAGGAGTACGGGCCAATCTTCCTGGGGATTCACGAAGTCCTCTTCGCCATCCTTCAGTGCCACCCCAAG GTGATGATGAAAGCCATCCCATCGTTCCTCAACTGCTTCAACAGGCTGCTGTTCTCTGTGATGCatgaggggagacagaaggataaAG GGAATACGGAAGACCAGGCCGGCGTATTGGAGTGTGCGCGGCTGGTGGAGAGGATGTACAGCCACATCGCGGCCAAAGCCGAGGAGTTCACCGTGTTCTCCCCCTTTATGGTGGCGCAGTACTTGAGCGGCCTGCAAAAG GCGACCTTGCGCCCGGCTGTGAAGGAGCTCTTGAAGGAGGGCATATACCTCATCCTGGACATCTGCCTGGAGCGGGACATCCAGTTCCTGAGGGTCTCGCTCCCCGCCGGCATTCGAGACGCCTTCAAAGAGCTCCACCACGACTACACTGTCTACCACAAGACCAAGAGCGAGGGGGAGAAAAAGTACACGGCCTGA